A window of Cyanobacterium sp. T60_A2020_053 contains these coding sequences:
- a CDS encoding DUF4327 family protein, with product MNTQIYSSASPYRYSFDFIKDEIRALVERGIISRHQPIYSVAQFIPAREWLGVEKNLEARDFLLRDRICDLLGSEQWDND from the coding sequence ATGAATACCCAAATCTATTCCAGTGCCTCACCTTACCGTTATAGCTTCGATTTTATCAAAGACGAAATAAGAGCATTAGTAGAAAGAGGTATTATTAGTCGTCATCAACCTATTTACAGTGTTGCACAATTTATTCCGGCTCGGGAATGGTTGGGAGTAGAAAAAAATCTCGAAGCGAGAGATTTTCTGTTACGAGATCGTATTTGTGATTTATTAGGGTCTGAACAATGGGATAATGATTAA